Proteins from a genomic interval of Burkholderia cepacia GG4:
- the bcsQ gene encoding cellulose biosynthesis protein BcsQ, which translates to MKTIAITSTTGGAGRTTLAGALAVLLARRGRPVVAVEFDPQNLMGATLGLDTLAEHGLAHSLLGDPAPWHAHTWRNADGVLFVPYGQVDAADAAACDARLAADAAWLSRALGEVALPADGVVLVDTARYPSPQAEHAIRAADLTLVVVPPEPAACATVAARLDALRAGGDMQIVVNRLNPARDMQRDAIAMLRAVAGSASMLEQRIHLDAAVPETLARGSWIFDDAPYSQTSHDLNGVANWVDAWLAAAAAGRAGASR; encoded by the coding sequence ATGAAGACGATCGCGATCACGTCGACGACGGGCGGCGCCGGCCGCACGACGCTTGCCGGCGCGCTGGCGGTGCTGCTCGCGCGGCGCGGCCGGCCGGTGGTCGCGGTCGAGTTCGATCCGCAGAACCTGATGGGCGCGACGCTCGGGCTCGACACGCTGGCCGAGCACGGCCTCGCGCACAGCCTGCTCGGCGACCCCGCGCCATGGCACGCGCATACGTGGCGCAATGCCGACGGCGTGCTGTTCGTGCCGTACGGGCAGGTCGACGCGGCGGACGCCGCCGCCTGCGACGCGCGGCTCGCGGCGGATGCCGCGTGGCTGTCGCGCGCGCTCGGCGAAGTCGCGCTGCCGGCGGACGGCGTCGTGCTGGTCGACACCGCGCGCTATCCGTCGCCGCAGGCCGAGCACGCGATCCGCGCCGCGGACCTGACGCTCGTCGTCGTGCCGCCCGAACCGGCTGCGTGCGCGACGGTCGCCGCACGGCTCGACGCGCTGCGGGCCGGCGGCGACATGCAGATCGTCGTCAACCGGCTGAACCCGGCGCGTGACATGCAGCGCGATGCGATCGCGATGCTGCGCGCGGTTGCCGGGTCGGCGTCGATGCTCGAGCAGCGGATCCACCTCGACGCGGCGGTACCCGAAACGCTTGCGCGCGGTAGCTGGATCTTCGACGACGCGCCGTATTCGCAAACCTCGCACGACCTGAATGGCGTCGCGAACTGGGTCGATGCGTGGCTCGCGGCCGCCGCGGCCGGTCGCGCGGGAGCGTCGCGATGA
- the bcsE gene encoding cellulose biosynthesis protein BcsE — MNTEIDATRPALGAAGLLGRLRLLLRMGPAGVRVGPLSRLAIDGLPDTWTQLEAGGLYTVYAAAGTPACDALVWESARQSRTRNVTVVLSRDAARVATQLQAHGFAGGAQPAGWPRNLNVLAMPPVRELADGAAATEPGAPRRAAPGPFARLTGGLRAMKRYGFRARSLYFIEGAQRWFSWDDPAALAEEAHALADWCRTHRIALVLLVDPEIVRTGADPDTDDPPLVRDTNRAPRSGFHGVCAGVAQLQRTHGELLWVVDFWRAGDTLAAGEVRPLRFAPGGRLAAIVDGAAAEPSRRMKLATDEDRVVVSRAVLDDAGRVPADWEIVDDNAAVVAACAHAQAATAVLAFRSHAQLEALCAAVHALRRQCGGALKIAVVERDEVLRQQFEMLLLSVGANRVVARDLPASRMHAAVHALRGQLYARPVAPDYRAALAAALGDSVLGYLPVGAFCLRIRAVLDRGAVLALPHTLAKIALLPGVSHVDALRHCRPRRAGDVVTADAGHLYVFLFACEPADAEEALARIFDVPVDTLSDRVVCLAEGSIDTELDALKTENRRAPIADYSDLFAAAKPPGAPAERTSDGAASAEAGHVAGSADLHIDVAPRPVGGEDTVPAADAPAPSAEFSAARMRGAIRSAMPLRKPEGP; from the coding sequence GTGAATACGGAAATCGATGCCACCCGTCCCGCGCTCGGCGCTGCCGGCCTGCTGGGCCGGCTGCGCCTGCTGCTGCGCATGGGTCCGGCCGGCGTTCGCGTCGGCCCGCTGAGCCGGCTCGCGATCGACGGGCTGCCCGATACGTGGACGCAACTGGAAGCGGGCGGCTTGTATACCGTCTATGCCGCCGCCGGTACGCCGGCGTGCGATGCGCTGGTGTGGGAGAGCGCGCGGCAGTCGCGCACGCGCAACGTGACCGTCGTGCTGTCCCGCGACGCGGCGCGCGTCGCCACGCAGCTGCAGGCGCACGGTTTCGCGGGCGGCGCGCAGCCGGCCGGCTGGCCGCGCAACCTGAACGTACTGGCGATGCCGCCGGTGCGCGAACTGGCCGACGGCGCTGCCGCGACGGAACCGGGCGCGCCGAGGCGCGCGGCGCCCGGGCCGTTCGCACGGCTCACGGGCGGCTTGCGCGCGATGAAGCGCTACGGCTTTCGCGCGCGTTCGCTGTATTTCATCGAAGGCGCGCAACGCTGGTTCAGCTGGGACGATCCGGCCGCACTCGCGGAAGAAGCGCATGCACTCGCCGACTGGTGCCGCACGCACCGGATCGCGCTGGTGCTGCTGGTCGACCCCGAGATCGTGCGCACCGGCGCCGATCCGGATACCGACGATCCGCCGCTCGTGCGCGATACGAATCGCGCGCCGCGCAGCGGCTTTCACGGCGTGTGCGCGGGGGTCGCGCAGTTGCAGCGCACGCACGGCGAGCTGCTGTGGGTCGTCGATTTCTGGCGCGCGGGCGACACGCTCGCGGCCGGCGAGGTGCGGCCGCTGCGCTTCGCGCCGGGCGGCCGGCTCGCGGCGATCGTCGACGGCGCCGCCGCCGAGCCGTCGCGCCGGATGAAGCTCGCGACCGACGAGGATCGCGTCGTCGTCAGCCGCGCGGTGCTCGACGACGCGGGCCGCGTGCCCGCCGACTGGGAAATCGTCGACGACAACGCGGCGGTCGTCGCCGCCTGTGCGCACGCGCAGGCCGCGACCGCGGTGCTCGCGTTCCGCTCGCATGCGCAGCTCGAAGCGCTGTGCGCGGCGGTTCACGCGCTGCGCCGGCAGTGCGGCGGTGCATTGAAGATCGCGGTGGTCGAACGCGACGAGGTGCTGCGCCAGCAGTTCGAGATGCTGCTGCTGAGCGTCGGCGCGAACCGCGTCGTCGCGCGCGACCTGCCGGCGTCGCGGATGCATGCCGCCGTGCATGCGCTGCGCGGGCAGCTCTATGCGCGGCCCGTCGCGCCCGACTATCGCGCGGCGCTCGCGGCCGCGCTCGGCGATTCGGTGCTCGGCTACCTGCCGGTCGGCGCGTTCTGCCTGCGGATTCGCGCGGTGCTCGATCGCGGCGCCGTGCTCGCGCTGCCGCACACGCTCGCGAAGATCGCGCTGTTGCCCGGCGTATCGCACGTCGATGCGCTGCGGCATTGCCGGCCGCGCCGCGCGGGCGACGTCGTGACGGCCGACGCCGGGCACCTGTACGTGTTCCTGTTCGCGTGCGAACCGGCCGACGCCGAGGAAGCGCTCGCGCGGATCTTCGACGTGCCGGTCGATACGCTGTCCGACCGGGTCGTGTGCCTCGCGGAGGGCAGCATCGACACCGAGCTAGATGCGCTGAAGACCGAGAACCGGCGAGCGCCGATCGCCGACTACAGCGACCTGTTCGCGGCAGCGAAGCCGCCCGGCGCGCCGGCCGAACGCACGAGCGACGGCGCGGCGAGCGCGGAAGCGGGCCACGTGGCCGGGTCGGCCGACCTGCACATCGATGTCGCGCCGCGACCCGTGGGCGGCGAGGACACCGTGCCGGCGGCAGACGCGCCGGCACCGTCCGCCGAATTTTCCGCCGCGCGTATGCGCGGCGCCATCCGCAGCGCGATGCCGCTGCGCAAGCCGGAGGGCCCATGA
- a CDS encoding cellulose synthase subunit BcsC-related outer membrane protein, whose translation MRGPMKRTAPRVAGFAWLASSVCVAAPAAAAVATTPKAVPPKAPSAPVTASADRADAQRQLATARMWGDKHRDDLARDALRKGLLIAPGDPDLLAEQMRVLLRLGDAQGAQAALARLQARAPAAPDTRRAADEYRVATSGRGEMAQIRLLARSGRADEAARRIVALFPNGAPSGALGAEYYQIVSNAPGGREPAIAALRRTVAADPQDTSAAMALARLLNQRDATRAEANRIAWSLAKRADADHTEAMAVWRRVLQSAGADPAYLEALHAYLALVPDDTEFRDRIAELDRQRDAQHRLERDPDYIAQQRGLQALARGDLAGADPLLARAARARADDADAVGGLGLLRLREGRHDEARALFARAATLATDQRGKWQGLARTAQFWGLLAQGRAAASAGRPQDAERAARAALAMQPDSPDAKLQLADALLAQRDWARAEPLLREFLAARAPNLSAVRGTATLYENTGRADRIGPLLDALQGRVTGRDDRRALDGLRADLLASQARALADQGERGPAAQRYEAAVRAAPDAPWTRFALARLYRDMGLSQLGRTVMDEGLAQSETPEMRYATALYRNSLDDIAGAQAALGGVDDAHRSDGMRALARKLDAESALADARGALGRGDRAAFAASLTHAQASAPDDPGMLAAIGAQWIDAGEPERGLAPLRDWIAAHPRDADPDVRLRYGDLLGSAGRDDALAAWLDALRREPALTPAQIARIEDQSLRLVLRQTDDAIAQQDYARARTLLERASPAGRADKRYALELADLERAQGRYDAARDALVPVVARTPDDADTQLALARIDEDSGQRAAALARVQAVLARTPDDDVDTRLSVVRRLNALRRPDQAAQLTDRLQAAYPARPDVTVAAGRVAEAQGRYDDAASLYRRSLSQERTTGVSPGRDGRTPAQAAFADLEQRRDPEIEIGWLPAYKSGDEGISAYRAQQVPIYLQVPVRYDGHAFLQLDTVHLDAGTLDTSDPNAYSLKTFGSYAALHALAGSSQFPLNLLAAGLIAHPVGDLHQPMTGVALGAGYRTDAWRVDLGTSPLGFPVHYLVGGVRYRFDAGPASFTVNASRRPETSSVLSYAGMRDPWTGGVWGGVRRDGVNLRASVDVGRVNLFAELGAGVLSGENVERNAEVTLRSGFTVPVYERATMKVSTGLVGNAWHYAQNLRYYTYGQGGYYSPQRYLSLGVPIEWAGRRDALSWDLTVTAGISNSYEKDSLFYPTFGNQRALQEAAGFVYAGSSTRGVSFSYGVNGIVEYRVNPHLSVGAQLHVDRSHDYAPSSALVYLRYAFDARAERSWLVTPTPVRLYSDY comes from the coding sequence GTGCGCGGCCCGATGAAGCGCACCGCGCCGCGGGTGGCGGGATTCGCGTGGCTCGCGTCGTCGGTCTGCGTGGCCGCGCCGGCCGCGGCCGCCGTCGCGACGACGCCGAAAGCCGTTCCGCCGAAGGCCCCGTCGGCGCCGGTCACGGCCTCGGCCGATCGCGCCGACGCGCAGCGCCAGCTCGCGACCGCCCGCATGTGGGGCGACAAGCATCGCGACGACCTCGCGCGCGACGCGCTGCGCAAGGGGCTGCTGATCGCACCGGGCGATCCCGACCTGCTCGCCGAACAGATGCGCGTGCTGCTGCGCCTCGGCGACGCGCAAGGCGCGCAGGCCGCGCTCGCGCGCCTGCAGGCGCGCGCGCCCGCAGCGCCCGACACGCGGCGCGCGGCCGACGAATACCGCGTCGCGACGAGCGGGCGCGGCGAGATGGCGCAGATCCGCCTGCTCGCGCGCAGCGGCCGCGCCGACGAAGCGGCCCGGCGCATCGTCGCGCTGTTTCCGAACGGCGCGCCGTCCGGGGCGCTCGGCGCCGAGTACTACCAGATCGTCTCGAATGCGCCGGGCGGCCGCGAGCCGGCGATCGCGGCGCTGCGCCGCACGGTCGCGGCCGACCCGCAGGACACGAGCGCGGCGATGGCGCTCGCGCGGCTCCTGAACCAGCGCGACGCCACGCGCGCGGAAGCGAACCGGATCGCCTGGTCGCTCGCGAAGCGGGCCGACGCCGACCATACGGAAGCGATGGCCGTGTGGCGGCGCGTGCTGCAGTCGGCCGGTGCCGATCCCGCGTATCTCGAGGCATTGCATGCGTACCTGGCGCTGGTGCCGGACGACACCGAATTCCGCGATCGCATTGCCGAACTCGACCGGCAGCGCGACGCGCAGCACCGGCTGGAACGCGATCCCGACTACATCGCGCAGCAGCGCGGCTTGCAGGCGCTCGCGCGCGGCGACCTGGCCGGTGCCGATCCGCTGCTGGCCCGTGCCGCGCGTGCACGCGCCGACGATGCCGATGCGGTTGGCGGGCTCGGCCTGCTGCGGCTGCGCGAAGGCCGGCATGACGAAGCGCGCGCGCTGTTCGCGCGGGCCGCGACGCTCGCGACCGACCAGCGCGGCAAGTGGCAGGGCCTCGCGCGCACCGCGCAGTTCTGGGGGCTGCTGGCGCAAGGCCGCGCGGCGGCTTCGGCCGGGCGGCCGCAGGATGCCGAGCGCGCGGCGCGTGCCGCGCTCGCGATGCAGCCGGACAGCCCGGACGCGAAACTGCAGCTCGCCGATGCGCTGCTCGCGCAGCGCGACTGGGCGCGCGCGGAGCCGTTGCTGCGCGAATTTCTGGCCGCGCGTGCGCCGAACCTGTCGGCCGTGCGCGGCACGGCGACGCTGTACGAGAACACCGGCCGCGCGGACCGCATCGGCCCGCTGCTCGACGCGCTGCAGGGCCGCGTGACGGGCCGCGACGATCGCCGCGCGCTCGACGGGCTGCGCGCCGACCTGCTCGCGAGCCAGGCACGCGCGCTCGCGGACCAGGGCGAACGCGGGCCGGCCGCGCAACGCTACGAAGCGGCGGTGCGGGCGGCGCCCGACGCGCCGTGGACGCGCTTCGCGCTCGCGCGGCTGTATCGCGACATGGGCTTGTCGCAGCTCGGCCGCACGGTGATGGACGAAGGGCTCGCGCAGAGCGAGACGCCCGAGATGCGCTATGCGACCGCGCTGTATCGCAACTCGCTCGACGACATCGCGGGCGCGCAGGCCGCGCTTGGGGGCGTCGACGACGCGCATCGCTCGGACGGCATGCGCGCGCTCGCGCGCAAGCTCGACGCGGAAAGCGCGCTGGCCGACGCGCGCGGCGCGCTGGGCCGCGGCGACCGCGCGGCGTTCGCCGCGTCGCTCACGCATGCGCAGGCAAGCGCGCCGGACGATCCCGGCATGCTCGCCGCGATCGGTGCGCAGTGGATCGACGCGGGCGAGCCCGAGCGCGGCCTCGCGCCGTTGCGCGACTGGATCGCCGCGCATCCGCGCGACGCGGATCCCGACGTGCGGTTGCGCTACGGCGACCTGCTCGGCAGCGCGGGGCGCGACGACGCGCTCGCCGCATGGCTCGACGCGCTGCGCCGCGAACCGGCGCTGACGCCGGCGCAGATCGCGCGGATCGAGGACCAGTCGCTGCGGCTCGTGCTGCGGCAGACGGACGACGCGATCGCGCAACAGGACTATGCGCGGGCCCGCACGCTGCTCGAGCGCGCGAGCCCGGCCGGCCGCGCGGACAAGCGCTACGCGCTCGAACTGGCCGATCTCGAACGGGCGCAGGGGCGCTACGACGCGGCGCGCGACGCGCTCGTGCCGGTCGTCGCGCGCACGCCGGACGATGCCGATACGCAACTTGCGCTCGCGCGGATCGACGAGGACAGCGGTCAGCGTGCAGCTGCGCTCGCCCGCGTGCAGGCCGTGCTCGCGCGCACGCCGGACGACGACGTCGACACGCGGCTGTCGGTCGTGCGCCGCCTGAACGCGCTGCGTCGCCCGGACCAGGCCGCGCAGCTGACCGACCGGCTCCAGGCGGCGTACCCGGCGCGCCCCGACGTGACGGTCGCGGCCGGGCGCGTTGCCGAGGCGCAGGGCCGCTACGACGATGCGGCGTCGCTGTATCGGCGGTCGCTGTCGCAGGAACGTACGACGGGCGTGAGCCCGGGCCGCGACGGCCGCACGCCCGCACAGGCTGCGTTCGCGGATCTCGAACAGCGGCGCGACCCGGAGATCGAGATCGGCTGGCTGCCCGCGTACAAGTCGGGCGACGAGGGCATTTCCGCTTACCGCGCGCAGCAGGTGCCGATCTACCTGCAGGTGCCGGTGCGCTACGACGGGCACGCGTTCCTGCAGCTCGACACCGTGCATCTGGACGCGGGCACGCTCGATACGAGCGACCCGAACGCGTATTCGCTGAAAACCTTCGGCAGCTACGCGGCGCTCCACGCGCTGGCCGGGTCGTCACAGTTTCCGTTGAATCTGTTGGCCGCCGGATTGATCGCGCATCCGGTGGGCGACCTGCACCAGCCGATGACGGGCGTCGCGCTCGGCGCCGGCTATCGCACGGATGCGTGGCGCGTCGATCTCGGCACGTCACCGCTCGGCTTCCCGGTGCATTACCTGGTCGGCGGCGTGCGCTATCGCTTCGACGCGGGCCCGGCGAGCTTCACCGTGAACGCGTCTCGGCGGCCGGAAACGAGCAGTGTGCTGTCGTATGCGGGGATGCGCGATCCGTGGACGGGCGGAGTGTGGGGCGGCGTGCGCCGCGATGGCGTGAACCTGCGCGCATCGGTCGACGTCGGCCGCGTGAACCTGTTCGCGGAACTCGGCGCAGGCGTGCTGTCTGGCGAGAACGTCGAGCGCAACGCGGAAGTCACGCTGCGCTCGGGCTTCACGGTGCCCGTGTACGAACGGGCGACGATGAAGGTCAGCACGGGGCTGGTCGGCAATGCGTGGCACTACGCGCAGAACCTGCGTTACTACACGTACGGGCAGGGCGGCTACTACAGCCCGCAGCGCTACCTGTCGCTCGGCGTGCCGATCGAATGGGCCGGGCGGCGCGACGCGCTGTCGTGGGACCTGACCGTCACGGCCGGGATCTCGAACAGCTACGAGAAGGATTCGTTGTTCTACCCGACCTTCGGGAACCAGCGCGCGTTGCAGGAGGCGGCCGGTTTCGTCTACGCGGGCAGCTCGACGCGCGGCGTGTCGTTCTCGTACGGCGTGAACGGCATCGTCGAATACCGCGTGAATCCGCACCTGAGCGTCGGCGCGCAACTGCACGTCGACCGGTCGCACGACTACGCGCCGAGTTCGGCGCTCGTCTATCTGCGCTATGCGTTCGACGCGCGCGCGGAGCGCAGCTGGCTCGTCACGCCGACGCCAGTGCGGCTTTATTCGGATTACTAG
- the bcsZ gene encoding cellulose synthase complex periplasmic endoglucanase BcsZ, with product MARAIARRRAMQPARRVGTTLVLAVAAACAAAGTAGRAQAAPGGAADAQCSAAWPRWDAFKRDFVSADGRVIDVGSADSRTVSEGQAYGLFFALVANDRRTFDTVLAWTENNLAQGDLSAHLPAWLWGRAPDGAWRVLDANAASDADLWIAYTLVEAGRLWRERSYTARGALLAKRVLDDETASVPDLGLTLLPGPTGFKLADGRWRVNPSYSPPQVIRGLAARLPDERRWSALAASTGRVLLDTAPKGFAPDWALYRAGAGFAPDPQTHAESAYNAIRVYLWAGMLDRADPLAAPLLARFAPFADYIAAHGAPPEKVDTTTGVAGPNDGNGGFSAAAVPFLDARGQHALADAQAARVEALARQSAPGYYTSVLTLFGLGWRDGRYRFGADGALDARWEGRPCAAR from the coding sequence ATGGCGCGGGCAATCGCAAGGCGACGGGCCATGCAGCCGGCGCGGCGCGTCGGCACGACACTCGTGCTGGCCGTCGCGGCAGCGTGCGCGGCGGCCGGGACGGCCGGGCGTGCGCAGGCGGCGCCAGGCGGCGCGGCCGACGCGCAATGCAGCGCGGCATGGCCGCGCTGGGACGCGTTCAAGCGCGATTTCGTGTCGGCTGACGGCCGCGTGATCGACGTCGGCTCGGCCGATTCGCGCACGGTATCGGAGGGGCAGGCGTATGGACTGTTCTTCGCGCTGGTCGCGAACGACCGGCGCACGTTCGACACGGTCCTCGCATGGACCGAGAACAACCTCGCGCAGGGCGACCTGAGCGCGCACCTGCCGGCATGGCTGTGGGGCCGCGCGCCCGACGGCGCGTGGCGCGTGCTCGACGCGAACGCGGCGTCGGATGCCGACCTGTGGATCGCATACACGCTCGTCGAAGCCGGCAGGCTGTGGCGCGAGCGCAGCTATACCGCGCGCGGCGCGCTGCTCGCGAAGCGCGTGCTCGACGACGAAACGGCCAGCGTGCCGGACCTCGGCCTCACGCTGCTGCCGGGGCCCACCGGGTTCAAGCTGGCCGATGGCCGATGGCGCGTGAACCCCAGCTATTCGCCGCCGCAGGTGATCCGCGGGCTCGCCGCGCGCCTGCCCGACGAGCGCCGCTGGAGCGCGCTCGCGGCCAGCACCGGCCGCGTGCTGCTCGACACCGCGCCGAAGGGCTTTGCGCCGGACTGGGCGCTGTATCGCGCAGGGGCCGGCTTCGCCCCCGATCCGCAGACCCATGCGGAAAGCGCGTACAACGCGATTCGCGTGTACCTGTGGGCCGGCATGCTCGACCGTGCCGATCCGCTCGCCGCGCCGCTGCTCGCGCGGTTCGCGCCGTTCGCCGACTATATCGCCGCGCATGGCGCGCCGCCGGAGAAGGTCGACACGACGACCGGCGTCGCCGGGCCGAACGACGGCAACGGCGGCTTCTCCGCGGCGGCCGTGCCGTTTCTCGACGCGCGCGGCCAGCACGCGCTCGCCGATGCGCAGGCGGCCCGTGTCGAGGCGCTCGCGCGCCAGTCGGCGCCCGGCTACTACACGAGCGTGCTGACGCTGTTCGGCCTCGGCTGGCGCGACGGCCGCTACCGGTTCGGCGCGGACGGGGCGCTCGACGCACGCTGGGAGGGCCGTCCGTGCGCGGCCCGATGA
- the bcsB gene encoding cellulose biosynthesis cyclic di-GMP-binding regulatory protein BcsB, with translation MKPVASLFVLSVATFGAFHAAALSAAPMPAVPAAAAPAAGAATPTLAAAPSMASAASGSLPETTVHLPFASLGAFDPVRLRGADDARTINAGVRLDRVVTGARLRLTFAYSPSLVFPLSHLKVSMNGEVVATVPFDAAHAGRTVTQEIPIDPRYFSDFNQIGLRLIAHYTLDHCEEPSNSALWADVSPTSELILDESPVRLPNDLALLPAPFFDRRDNGLLRLPFVLPASPDSATLRSAGVLASWFGAQADYRQARFPVASTLPAADQAVVVGTAATLPAGLALPSINGPLLAVADNPAAPGRKLLVVTGRSAAEVDDAVATLVLGRAALSGPAATVAHVDLGAPRKPYDAPRWLPVNRPIAFRELVSDPRELEVRGTSPDAIRLNLRVPADLHSWNGSGVPITLRYRYTAPTVQDNSTLAVEINEQLVKSYRLGPAHAEDARGRMQLPLLSVPEGRVTSDVDIPAFRVGSGNQLQFRFTLDSQKTGLCSSTATEPQRAAIDPDSTIDFSHFVHYAQLPNLAFFANSGFPFTRFADLSQTAVVVPDRPSPQELEAYLTMLGHMGQWTGFPALRVEIARPGDVAALAGRKDLLVIDGSPASPLLSHWRTALPLSIDQQAGTGATRIAFSVKERWRNGVGLADGGAHIEQTGQLAALAGFELPGSHGRSVVALTATDQARLADLLDVFEKPGLVSQLQGDLALVRSGQVDSLRVGEPYVVGFVPWYARVWTHAARHPVALGVVGVVAGLLLALGVFSVLQRIAARRRGM, from the coding sequence ATGAAGCCGGTCGCGTCGCTGTTCGTCCTGTCGGTCGCCACGTTCGGCGCATTCCATGCGGCCGCGCTGTCGGCCGCGCCGATGCCGGCGGTGCCGGCGGCTGCGGCGCCCGCCGCCGGGGCGGCCACGCCCACGCTCGCCGCCGCGCCGTCGATGGCCAGCGCAGCGTCCGGCAGCCTGCCTGAGACGACCGTGCACCTGCCGTTCGCGTCGCTCGGTGCGTTCGATCCGGTGCGCCTGCGCGGCGCCGACGACGCGCGCACGATCAATGCGGGCGTGCGGCTCGATCGCGTCGTCACCGGCGCGCGGTTGCGCCTGACCTTCGCGTATTCGCCGTCACTCGTATTCCCGCTGTCGCACCTGAAGGTATCGATGAACGGCGAGGTCGTCGCGACCGTCCCGTTCGACGCCGCGCACGCGGGCCGCACGGTCACGCAGGAAATCCCGATCGATCCGCGCTACTTCTCGGATTTCAACCAGATCGGGCTGCGCCTGATCGCGCATTACACGCTCGATCACTGCGAAGAGCCGTCGAACTCGGCGTTGTGGGCCGACGTGAGCCCGACGAGCGAACTGATCCTCGACGAATCGCCGGTGCGCCTGCCGAACGATCTCGCGCTGCTGCCCGCGCCGTTCTTCGACCGGCGCGACAACGGGCTCCTGCGGCTGCCGTTCGTGCTGCCGGCGTCGCCCGACTCGGCGACGCTGCGCAGCGCCGGCGTGCTCGCGTCGTGGTTCGGCGCGCAGGCCGACTACCGGCAGGCGCGCTTCCCGGTCGCCTCGACGCTGCCGGCCGCCGACCAGGCGGTGGTGGTCGGCACGGCCGCCACGCTGCCGGCCGGCCTCGCGCTGCCGTCGATCAACGGCCCGCTGCTCGCCGTCGCCGACAACCCGGCCGCGCCGGGCCGCAAGCTGCTGGTCGTGACGGGCCGCTCGGCGGCCGAGGTCGACGACGCGGTCGCGACGCTGGTGCTCGGCCGCGCGGCGCTGTCGGGGCCGGCGGCGACGGTCGCGCACGTCGATCTCGGCGCGCCGCGCAAGCCGTACGACGCGCCGCGCTGGCTGCCGGTGAACCGTCCGATCGCGTTTCGCGAGCTGGTGTCGGATCCGCGCGAACTCGAGGTGCGCGGCACGTCGCCCGACGCGATCCGCCTGAACCTGCGCGTGCCGGCCGACCTCCATTCGTGGAACGGCTCGGGCGTGCCGATCACGCTGCGCTACCGCTACACGGCGCCGACCGTGCAGGACAACTCGACGCTCGCGGTCGAGATCAACGAGCAGCTCGTGAAGTCGTACCGGCTCGGGCCGGCCCATGCCGAAGACGCGCGCGGGCGCATGCAGCTGCCGTTGCTGTCGGTGCCGGAAGGGCGCGTGACGAGCGATGTCGACATCCCGGCGTTCCGGGTCGGCAGCGGCAACCAGCTGCAGTTCCGCTTCACGCTCGATTCGCAGAAGACGGGGCTTTGCTCGAGCACCGCGACCGAGCCGCAGCGGGCGGCGATCGATCCCGATTCGACGATCGACTTCTCGCACTTCGTCCACTACGCGCAATTGCCGAACCTCGCGTTCTTCGCGAACAGCGGTTTCCCGTTCACGCGTTTCGCGGACCTGTCGCAGACGGCCGTCGTCGTGCCCGACCGACCGTCGCCGCAGGAGCTCGAAGCCTACCTGACGATGCTCGGCCACATGGGGCAGTGGACCGGCTTTCCGGCGCTGCGCGTGGAGATCGCGCGGCCCGGCGACGTCGCCGCGCTGGCCGGCCGCAAGGACCTGCTCGTGATCGACGGCTCGCCGGCGTCGCCGCTGCTGTCGCACTGGCGTACGGCACTGCCGCTGTCGATCGACCAGCAGGCCGGCACGGGCGCGACGCGCATCGCGTTTTCGGTGAAGGAGCGCTGGCGCAACGGTGTCGGCCTGGCCGACGGCGGCGCACACATCGAACAGACGGGCCAGCTCGCGGCGCTTGCCGGGTTCGAGCTGCCGGGCAGCCATGGCCGCAGCGTCGTCGCGCTGACGGCGACCGACCAGGCGCGCCTGGCCGACCTGCTCGATGTATTCGAGAAGCCGGGCCTCGTGTCGCAGCTGCAGGGCGACCTCGCGCTGGTGCGGTCCGGGCAGGTCGACAGCCTGCGCGTCGGCGAGCCGTACGTGGTCGGCTTCGTGCCGTGGTATGCGCGCGTATGGACACACGCCGCGCGGCATCCGGTCGCGCTCGGCGTGGTCGGCGTCGTCGCGGGGCTGTTGCTCGCGCTCGGCGTGTTCAGCGTGCTGCAGCGAATCGCCGCGCGTCGCCGGGGGATGTAA